The Triticum aestivum cultivar Chinese Spring chromosome 4B, IWGSC CS RefSeq v2.1, whole genome shotgun sequence sequence GCCACACGCATGGCAGGGCTAAAATCCAAACCCGTCCGCCTCTCATCAGCCGGAGGTGAGGGAGCCAGCCCCGTCCGTCCCTCCACGGCTCATCCCCTCTCAGTCCACACAAAAATCGGATGCAGTAGCAGCCGGAGAAGCAGTTCCCCTCCGCAGCAGCTAGGCCACCAGCCGGCCGCCCCTTCTccatcctcctcccctcgcccAGCTCCGTCATTAGCAAGGTAATCTTCGGCTCGCGTCCCATGCCAGCTTGTGTAGCCATGCCTGCTGCCTGATTTCGTAGTGATGCAGTATTGCAATGCGCTCCTGAGCTGGCTGTTTCAGAATTATAGCTTAGCCTCTCTGCATCTCCCGGCCTGCTCACTCACTTCTGTTTTAGTTCCTAGCTTTCTTTTCGAGAAATTACACCTACTTGCCAAGAGAAATTGTCGATGGTAGGAGTAGGAGATTATAAGCTGTTGCCTGCTTCGGCGTTTGGAGTTCTGAATTTTGTTGTCAGCCGCGGTAGAAGATTGTAAGCTCTGCTCTGGTCTTCTGAATTTCGAACTGCTTCAGATCGAGTTCAGAAGAGGTttcacacgtagtagtactagaaGACTGCCATGAAAATCTGGTTGAATTTCGTGCCATTAATTTACAAGTTGGGAGCGCAGGAAGGAAGATGTGCTCGTTGGAGGCGACGCGGGCGGAGCTGGGGCTGGCGGTGCTGTACCTGAACAAGGCGGAGGCTCGGGACAAGATCTGCAGGGCCATCCAGTACGGCTCCAAGTTCATCAGCAACGGCCAGCCCGGCACCGCGCAGAACGTCGACAAGTCCACCACCTTGGCTCGCAAGGTCTTCCGCCTCCTCAAGGTCAGTCCACCACCTTGGAGTACCATTATAATCTGCTCCATGTAGGCTGCAGTTGTGTTAAATTGGTTTTGGCCCTGACTCGATCGATCTGCGATTCTGCAGTGGGTGAACGATCTGCATGCTCTCATCAGCCCAGCCCCCAAAGGGACCCCTCTCACACTCGTCTTGCTTGGGAAGGTAGGTACTCTATTCATTTTAGTACCTGTGTTAATTTTTCACTAACAAGAAACCCCTTTGAGTAAGGCTGTCAGAATGATATTCTCACTGTCTGTGACTGCAGTCTAAGAATGCGCTGCTGTCGACCTTCCTGTTCCTGGACCAGTTCGTGTGGATAGGAAGATCAGGGATATACCAGGTTGGTTCGTTGCCGAGATTCAAGCGTCTCGCCCTCTAAAATGGTCCACTCCAACGACTATAGTAATTGGTTAGCAACTTGTGAAATGTAATTTGAATTTCTGCTGTtgctggtatatatatatatgtagaacAAGGAGCGCACGGACCGCATCGCCAGGATATCCCTCTACTgctggatggcctcctctgtctgTGCAAGCCTAGTCGAGGTACGTACTAGGCACAATAGTGTTTCATCTCATGGAAACTCCTATGATATGTCCATGACTGATCTTTTGAGTGGGATCGCAGCTTGGGGAGCTCAAGAGGCTATCGAAGGCGATGAGGAAGCGCGCCAAGGAGCTCAGGGGCGCCGACAAATACGAGGTACGGTATCATTTTAAATCTGCCACCCACGAAGATGTATTTTAAAATTTTAACATAATGTGCTGTGCTTTGTGATCTTCTCACAGGACGAGCAGTACCTGGGGAAGATGAAGCAGTCGGACGACCGGCTGCTGGCGCTGGTGAAGGCGGGGATGGACGTGGTGGTGGCCGTGGGGCTGCTGCAGCTGGCGCCCAAGAAGGTCACCCCCAGGGTCACCGGGGCCTTCGGCTTCGTCACCTCCCTCATCTCCTGCTACCAGGTATACTCCTACTAAACTTCACTGACAAACAAACCTGCATTGGCTCCGTTTTGTTCTTGTGACAGTTCTGAATTGTATTCCATCCCATGCTCTGTTTGTTTCCCTTCAGCAACTCCCGTCTCGGGCTCCCCTGGCCAAACTCAAGGCGTGAGCAATCGCGAGGAACGCTACACCGCTCTGCTCCACAGTCCGCCTCCACTTAATTGGAGTCGGTGCTGTGCTCGAGCATGGAATCCGAGATGCTTTATTCCTGTGTACGTAGCAGTATAGAATGATGATGTCGATCATCTGTACGTACGGTTTTCATACATATACATGTACACGGTATGCTATGAACAGTACTAATGGACATGGTATGTATGGTCGATCATGTGTTCGTGCATGGTGCTTATGTAGGCCAACAGTGTTGGCACTTGCGAACCAAAGGTAATAATTAAGTACACGGagagtactccctctgttcggaaatATTTATCCTAAAAATGGtttaaaatggatgtatctataactaaaataagtctagatacaaccatttctagAACAGGTATTTCCGCACGGAAAGAGTACGTATTAAACAGAAGAACCTTTCCGTGCGCGCCGCACACCGTGGATATATGGTTCGTGATGCACTTTGGATGTACCCTTAAGCACGGCACGCCGCCAAAGGGAACTTTTGGAGTAGGAGCACTATACATGCTTGACGTACAGTCGCCGGCGGCCGGCCGGCCAAAAGGCGACGCACGGCCAACCGCCGATGCACTTGGCCGCCAAACTGAGTGAGTGAGAGGCTAATCATGGCGATCGCCTGATGGGTCGGCCGGGCGCACGCGTGCAAGTGCAAGCCGGGATTTTCTTTGGTTCCCCATCGCGCGTGCTCCACTATCGCACTAATCTAGTCGTAACGCTCTCATCATTCATACTATCACAGTATCACACACGCACGCGCAGGATCATATCGAACGGTGGTCCCGATCACTGCAACAACGCAATCATCCAGCTCTGTCTCCGAAAGCTCGGGAACCAAATGAGAGCGCGGGACAGTAGTAGCCATGTTAAGAAGCCCGTCATCATTTTTGAAGCTGTTCCATCACAAGATCTCTGGATTTGACATGTTTTTTTTTCTTCGGTTAGCCTAGCAATCAACGGTCTTATTGTTTGCTAGGCTAACTGAAGGAAAAAAACTCCTCCTTTCAGTTATACTATCAATGAGGATGAATATAACATGAGCAATTGTCTGATTGATGTTATCTATCCTCAGTGGGCTACCTTTGCTATGAGCATATTTGATTCATTTGGTCAGAAAAAGGTCTTAGTTTTCGCAAAGACAAGAAGCAGTTAGAAAAGGATGCGAAGAGAGCATTTGGAATGCTCCAGGTTCGTTTCAGAGTTGTCGGTGGGCATGCTAAACAATGGGATCTagagaccttgtgggaggtgatgacatggtGTGTGCTCATGCGAGCATGATCGTGGAGGATGAGGGTGGAGATGTTGCCACAACtcttgaatttgagaacatgggtgatcctatcaAACTTTCAGACGGAATTCTGCCATGTTTGATGAATTTGTTCAAATGCATCAATAAATTCGGCATTGAGCAACTCAACGAAGATTGATTGAATACCTAGGGCGGTTAAAGAGGACAACTAGAACATATGTGCTAGTTGATTTAAAGTTTGACCTACATTAATTTGAAAACTTTGTTGGATTGTAACATTTAAATTAGAACTACGATTTGATATGCGGTTATTTTGAGTTGCGGACTAAAAAAGACGAGGAAGTTTTGCAGTTGGCTTGGATGGCCGGCTCCCATATCATTGTCTGCAGGCTTGTCCCCACCGGTCCGCAAACAGAAAATGTGTCTGATTTGGGGGTCAGTGTTGGAGATGCACTAAGACTGGTACAAGGCTTAGACAATCCATTTCTGGACTACAAGTCAACAAGGTTGGCGCTTCTCTGTGGTGGGCCTAGACCCTGGCCTGTTGCTTGTGCTGCTTGTAGAATTTGAGGTGAGTCTAGTTTGTCTAGTCCGACGTCCGGGCCATCCCATGCATATTCGCCCCACATATGTCCGGTCAGCTCGGGCGACTAGGTTCGGTTTGAGGGGGCCGGCAGGGCCGCGACTTTTTGATCGGTCATTTACCAGTCCGTCTGTGCGGACGTATAGGGGGCATTTGAGGAGTgtgattgtagatgctcttatgaCACACAATACAAGCCCCTCCTCCTTCCCAGCGTGCGTGTTTCCTAACTCTAGGTGACATGGACGAAGAACCAATCCCGCCATCCCCCCCCTCACTTGTTCCTCCCCCTTGCCAAGCTCTTCTCACGACTTGTGGTGCTCGGTCCCATGATGTTTAGCTATCGGTGGCGCTCAGtgctctcggggggggggggggggggggtgttggggaacgtagcagaaattcaaaatattcctacgcgtcaccaagatctatctatggagaaaccagctacgagtagaaggagagtgcatctacatacccttgtagatcgctaagcggaagcgttcaagtgaacggggttgatggagtcgtactcgtcgtgattcaaatcaccgatgatcaagtgccgaacggacggcacctccgcgttcaacacacgtacagcccggtgacgtctcccacgccttgatccagcaaggagagagggagaggttgaggaagactccatccaacagcagcacaacggcgtggtggtgatggaggagcgtggcaatccagcagggcttcgccaagcaccacgggagaggaggagtagggagagaggtagggctgcaccaagagggagagaactcatgtctatggcagccccaaacctcatctatatatagggggaaggggggctgcgccccctttagggtttcccacccccaaggggtgcggccagccctagatggcaaaggggagcggccaaggggggagaggagagggaggcgcaccaatatgggccttaaggcccatctggactagggtttgccccctcccactctcccttgcgccttggcccccttgtggggggcgcaccagccctcctaggggctggtcccctcccacacttggcccacgcaaccttctggggcaggtggccccacttggtggacccccgggaccctcccggtggtcccggtacaataccgatatcgcccgaaacttttccggtgaccaaaacaggacttcccatatataaatctttacctccggaccattccggaactcctcgtgacgtccgggatctcatccgggactccgaacaacattcggtaaccacatacaagcttcctttataaccctagcgtcatcgaaccttaagtgtgtagaccctacgggttcgggagacatgcagacatgaccgagacgttctccggtcaataaccaacagcgggatctggatacccatgatggctcccacatgttccacgatgatctcatcggatgaaccacgatgtcaaggactcaatcgatcccgtatacaattccctttgtctatcggtatgttacttgcccgagattcgatcgtcggtatccaataccttgttcaatctcgttaccggcaagtcactttactcgttccgtaacacatcatcccgtgatcaactccttggtcacattgcgcatatgatgatgtcctaccgagtgggcccagagatacctctccgtttacacggagtgacaaatcccagtctcgatccgcataaaacaatagatactttcggagatacctgtagtgcacctttatagtcacccagttacgttgtgacgtttgatacacccaaagcactcctacggtatccaggagttacacgatctcatggtcaaaggaagagatacttgacattggcaaagctctagcaaacgaactacacgatctttgtgctatgcttaggattgggtcttgtccatcacatcattctcctaatgatgtgatcccgttatcaacgacatccaatgtccatagccaggaaaccatgactatctgttgatcacaacgagctagtcaactagaggctcactagggacatattgtggtctatgtattcacacgtgtattacgatttccggataatacagttatagcatgaataaaagacaattatcatgaacaaggaaatataataataatacttttattattgcctctagggcatatttccaacagtctcccacttgcactagagtcaataatctagttcacatcgccatgtgattaacactcacaggtcacatcgccatgtgactaatacccaagagtctactagagtcagtagtctagttcacatcactatgtgattaacactcaatgagttttatgtttgatcatgttgcttgtgagagaggttttagtcaacaggtctgaacctttcagatccgcgtgtgctttacaaatctctatgtcatctcctagatgcagcttcCACGCTCTAttcggagctattccaaataactgttctacttggagctattctaaattattgctccattatatgtatccggtctctctactcagagctatccggataggtgtcaagcttgcatcgacgtaacctttacgacgaactcttttaccacctccataatcgagaaaattccttagtccactagttactaaggataactttgaccgctgtctgtgagccattcttggatcactcttgtaccccttgactgactcatggcaaggcacacttcaggtgcggtacacagcatagcatactgaagagcctacgtcttaagcataggggacgaccttcgtcctttctctctattctgccgtggtcgagctttaagtcttaacttcgtaccttacaactcaggcaagaactccttctttgactggtccatcttgaacaccttcaagatcatgtcaaggtatgtgctcatttgaaagtattattaagcattttgatctatccttatagatcttgatgctcaatgttcaagtagcttaatccaggctttccattgaaaaacacctttcaaataaccctatatgctttctagaaattctacttcatctctgatcatcaatatgtcaaaacatatactcatcagaaattctatagtgctcccactcacttctttggaaatacaagtttcttataaactttgtataaatccaaaatctttgatcatctcatcaaagcgtacattccaactccgagatgcttactccagtccttaaaaggatcgctggagctagcataccttttagcatccttaggatcgacaaaacttttctgattgtattgcatacaacctttccttacgaaaactagtaaggaaacttgtcttgacatccatctgccagatttcataaatgcagctaatgctaacatgattccgacggactttaagcatcgctacgagtgagaaaatctcatcgtagtcaactccttgaacttgtcgggaaaacacttcgccacaagtcgagcttcatagatggtgacattaccatccacgtccgtcttcttcttaaaagatccatttatctcaatggattgccgatcatcgggcaagtccatcaaagtccatgctttgttctgatatatggatactatctcggatttcatggcttctaaccatttgtcggaattcgggcccaccatcgcttctccatagctcgtaggttcattgttgtctagcaacatgacttccaagacaggatcaccgtaccactccgaagtagtacgtgtccttgtcgtcctacgatgtttggtagtgacttgatccgaagtttcatgatcaatatcataagcttccacttcaattggtgtaggtgccacagaacaacttcctgtgccctgccacacactagttgaagagacggttcaataacctcatcaagtctccaccatcctcccactcaactctttcgagagaaacctttcctcgagaaaggacccgattcaagaaacaatccatattgcttttggatctgagacaggaggcatacccaactgtttttgggttgtcctatgaagatgtatttatccgctttgggttcgagcttatcagcctgaaacttttttcacataagcgtcgcagccccaaacttttaagaaacaacaacttaggtttctctaaaccataattcacacggtgtcatctcaacggaattacgtggtgccctatttaaagtgaatgtggttgtctctaatgcctaacccatgaacgatagtggtaattcgataagagacatcatggtacgcaccatatccaatagggtgcaactatgatgttcggacacaccatcacactatggtgttccaggcggtattaattgtgaaacaatttccacaatgtcttaattgtgtgccaaaactcgtaactcagatattcatctctatgatcatatcatagacattttatcctcttgtcacaatgatcttctacttcactctgaaattacttgaaccattcaataattcagacttgtgtttcatcaagtaaatattctcaatatctactcgaatcatctgtgaagtaagaacataacgatattcactgcatacctcagcactcattggactggacacatcaaaatgtgttacttccaacaagttgctatcttgttccatcttactgaaaacgaggcttttcagtcatcttgcccatgtggtatgatttgcatatctcaagtgattcaaaatcaagtgagtccaaacggtccatttgcatggagtttcttcatgcatatacaccaatagacatggttcgcatgtctcaaacttttcaaaacgagtgagtccaaagatccatcaacatgaagcttcttcatgcgttttataccattatgacttacatggcagtgccacaagtaagtggtactatcattactatcttatatcttttggcatgaaaatgtgtatcactacgatcgagattcaataaaccattcaagtttaatactaatcttgatggtagagggagcgcgcgatgtttgatcatatcaacattggaaacacttccaacacatatcgtcagctcacctttagctagtctccgtttatgccgtagcttttatttcgagttactaacacttagcaaccgaaccggtatcttataccctgatgctactaggagtactagtaaagtacacattaacataatgtatatccaatatacttctatcgaccttgccagccttctcatctaccaagtatctagggtaatcctgctccagtggttgttccccttatttacagaagcacttagtctcgggtttgggttcaacctcgggtttcttcattggtgcagcagctaatttgccgtttcatgaagtatcccttctttcccttgcccttcttgaaactagtggtttcatcaaccatcaacaattgatgctccttcttgatttctactttcgcggtgtcaaacaacgcgaatacctcaaggatcatcatatctatccctgatatgttatagttcatcacgaagctctagcagcttggtggtaatgacttcagagaaactatcactatttcatctggaagatcaactcccactt is a genomic window containing:
- the LOC123093824 gene encoding peroxisomal membrane protein 11-1 codes for the protein MCSLEATRAELGLAVLYLNKAEARDKICRAIQYGSKFISNGQPGTAQNVDKSTTLARKVFRLLKWVNDLHALISPAPKGTPLTLVLLGKSKNALLSTFLFLDQFVWIGRSGIYQNKERTDRIARISLYCWMASSVCASLVELGELKRLSKAMRKRAKELRGADKYEDEQYLGKMKQSDDRLLALVKAGMDVVVAVGLLQLAPKKVTPRVTGAFGFVTSLISCYQQLPSRAPLAKLKA